One window of Akkermansia biwaensis genomic DNA carries:
- a CDS encoding carboxy terminal-processing peptidase, with product MNTHSFRWIRLTAFSALAAAAITSCASAATDFNQVGKQMSLLLQNFHFSRKEFSDDLSNKFLETYLRKVDPSKIFFTQQDVDALKKKYGRELDDYLMSGQMMDAAKAMHALYRQRAMQRIAYARDLLKQGGFTFTQDKTIERSRRKIDSWPKDEAEMQQVWKDMVEEQLLSETLRRETVARLAKEQNKPDPLANEKPVEEKLLMRYERIQRNIQETDLEDVAETLLSAVALTYDPHTDYMGARQVDRFKISMSPELTGIGALLGGEDDGSTKINGIVVGGPADKSGELKLNDRIVAIDSNNSGEMVDILFMKLDKVVDMIRGSENSQIRLKVEPADAPGQAKIITLTRSKVPLKDELAKAEIIELNGAPDGQNRIGVLSLPSFYADMDGGDRRCAADVKKLLERMNREKVDGLVIDLRNNGGGSLEEVRLMTGFFTGRGPVVQIKDTRGNVDVKTANNREKLFKGPIVVLINKLSASASEILAAALQDYGRAVIVGDTSTFGKGTVQQPVDIGQYLPYFSARDRAGLLKVTTQKFYRVPGGSTQLKGVESDIQLPTATAAFELGEEILDYAMPYDQIPPCHNYKKDSAIAGMLPALKAASAERVEKDRDLQIAKEDIAMMKQRIKDNKLSLNKKVREQENASLEERRKSINQERKTRFAQMAKDDAAKYKIYRLTLDDINAPELPLANPEKDNEQFMHVAEDPTAELDDSPEYPSGLDPELREGINIVQDMLKQQTSTK from the coding sequence ATGAACACGCACTCATTCCGTTGGATCAGACTTACAGCGTTTTCGGCCCTTGCCGCGGCAGCCATCACTTCCTGCGCCTCAGCGGCCACCGATTTCAACCAGGTAGGCAAGCAAATGTCCCTGCTGCTTCAGAACTTCCACTTTTCCCGCAAGGAATTCAGCGACGACCTTTCCAACAAGTTTCTGGAAACCTATCTGCGCAAGGTGGACCCCAGCAAGATTTTCTTCACTCAGCAGGATGTGGACGCCCTGAAGAAGAAGTACGGCAGGGAATTGGACGACTACCTGATGTCCGGCCAGATGATGGACGCGGCCAAGGCCATGCACGCCCTGTACCGCCAGCGCGCCATGCAGCGCATTGCCTATGCGCGCGACCTGCTGAAACAGGGCGGCTTTACGTTCACGCAGGACAAGACCATTGAACGCTCCCGCCGCAAGATCGACTCCTGGCCCAAGGATGAAGCGGAAATGCAGCAGGTCTGGAAAGACATGGTGGAGGAACAGCTCCTGTCCGAGACCCTGCGCCGCGAGACCGTGGCGCGCCTGGCCAAGGAACAGAACAAGCCCGATCCGCTGGCCAATGAAAAGCCCGTGGAAGAAAAGCTCCTCATGCGCTATGAGCGCATTCAGCGCAATATCCAGGAAACGGACCTGGAAGACGTGGCGGAAACCCTGCTGAGCGCGGTGGCCCTGACCTACGATCCCCACACGGACTACATGGGCGCCCGCCAGGTGGACCGCTTCAAAATTTCCATGAGCCCGGAACTCACCGGCATCGGCGCCCTGCTGGGCGGCGAGGACGACGGCTCCACAAAGATCAACGGAATCGTCGTGGGAGGCCCGGCGGACAAATCCGGAGAACTCAAGCTCAACGACCGCATCGTGGCCATTGACTCCAACAACAGCGGGGAGATGGTGGACATCCTGTTCATGAAGCTGGACAAGGTGGTGGATATGATCCGCGGCTCGGAAAACTCCCAGATCCGCCTGAAGGTGGAACCGGCGGACGCTCCCGGACAGGCCAAAATCATCACGCTGACCCGCTCCAAGGTGCCGTTGAAAGACGAACTGGCCAAAGCGGAAATCATTGAACTGAACGGTGCTCCGGACGGCCAGAACCGCATCGGCGTGCTGAGCCTTCCTTCCTTCTATGCGGACATGGACGGCGGCGACCGCCGCTGCGCCGCAGACGTCAAAAAGCTCTTGGAACGGATGAACAGGGAAAAAGTGGACGGCCTCGTGATCGACCTCCGCAACAACGGCGGCGGCTCTCTGGAAGAGGTGCGCCTGATGACCGGATTTTTCACCGGGCGCGGCCCCGTGGTGCAGATCAAGGACACCCGCGGCAACGTGGACGTGAAAACCGCCAACAACCGTGAAAAACTCTTCAAGGGCCCCATTGTGGTGCTGATCAACAAGCTCAGCGCCTCCGCCTCGGAAATTCTCGCCGCCGCCCTTCAGGACTACGGCCGCGCCGTCATCGTGGGTGACACTTCCACCTTCGGCAAGGGAACCGTGCAGCAGCCTGTGGACATCGGGCAGTACCTGCCCTACTTCTCCGCCAGGGACCGGGCCGGCCTGCTGAAAGTCACCACACAGAAGTTCTACCGGGTGCCGGGCGGCTCCACGCAGTTGAAGGGCGTGGAAAGCGACATCCAGCTTCCCACCGCCACGGCGGCCTTTGAACTGGGAGAGGAAATTCTGGACTACGCCATGCCCTACGACCAGATTCCCCCCTGCCACAATTACAAGAAGGACTCCGCCATCGCCGGCATGCTCCCCGCCCTGAAAGCGGCCAGCGCCGAACGCGTGGAAAAGGACCGCGACCTCCAGATTGCCAAGGAAGACATCGCCATGATGAAGCAGCGCATCAAGGACAACAAGCTCTCCCTGAACAAAAAGGTGCGCGAGCAGGAAAACGCCTCTCTGGAAGAGCGCCGCAAATCCATCAACCAGGAGCGGAAAACCCGCTTTGCGCAGATGGCCAAGGACGACGCCGCGAAGTACAAAATCTACCGCCTGACGCTGGACGACATCAACGCGCCCGAACTGCCCCTGGCCAATCCTGAAAAGGACAATGAACAGTTCATGCACGTGGCGGAAGACCCCACGGCGGAACTGGACGATTCCCCGGAATACCCCTCCGGCCTGGATCCCGAACTCCGGGAAGGCATCAACATTGTCCAGGACATGCTGAAACAGCAAACTTCCACAAAATAA
- the rpiB gene encoding ribose 5-phosphate isomerase B → MNTTFKIAIGSDHAGVDLKETIVELLKAWGHEVTDMGTETKNSCDYSDYANAVASSIADGTNERGILICRSGIGMSIAANRWVGVRAALCRTAPAAALSRQHNNSNLLCLASAYVDNESVEDVLDAWLHADFEGGRHERRVIKSSGSPLQWSDPELAAFIEEEGRRQSNNIELIASENFASPSVREAQGSLLTNKYAEGYPGKRWYGGCEVVDKVEQLAIDRVLKLFGGEHANVQPHSGSQANMAVYFSVLKPGDTILTMDLSHGGHLTHGHRANFSGKLYNVVHYGVSQESEAIDYDALEKLAMEVKPNMITAGASAYSRTIDFERMAKIARACGAYLFVDMAHIAGLVAGGQHPNPVPHADFVASTTHKSLRGPRGGFIICKEEYAKKIDAAVFPGMQGGPLMHVIAAKAACFGEALKPEFKDYAVQVVKNARAMSKKMTELGFRVVSNGTDNHVFMVDLRNKGINGADAQEALDRVGITVNKNAIPFDTGSPMKPSGIRIGTPAVTTRGMKEKDVEQVAEFIARALALHVGEQVCPNPEGFNQLKKEVSAFNRNFRLPH, encoded by the coding sequence ATGAATACGACATTTAAAATTGCCATCGGCTCCGATCACGCCGGAGTCGACCTCAAGGAAACCATAGTAGAGCTCCTCAAGGCATGGGGTCATGAAGTGACCGACATGGGTACGGAAACCAAGAATTCCTGCGATTATTCCGACTACGCCAATGCGGTCGCAAGCAGCATTGCTGACGGCACCAATGAACGCGGCATCCTGATCTGCCGCTCCGGCATCGGCATGAGCATTGCCGCCAACCGCTGGGTAGGCGTGCGCGCCGCCCTTTGCCGCACGGCTCCAGCCGCGGCCCTTTCCCGCCAGCACAACAATTCCAACCTGCTCTGCCTGGCTTCCGCCTACGTGGACAATGAAAGCGTGGAAGACGTGCTGGATGCGTGGCTGCACGCCGACTTCGAAGGCGGCCGCCATGAACGCCGCGTCATCAAATCCTCCGGCAGCCCCCTGCAATGGAGTGATCCGGAACTGGCTGCCTTCATTGAAGAAGAAGGGCGCCGCCAGAGCAACAACATCGAACTGATCGCCTCGGAAAACTTCGCCTCCCCCTCCGTGCGGGAAGCCCAGGGTTCCCTGCTGACCAACAAATACGCGGAAGGCTATCCCGGCAAGCGCTGGTACGGCGGCTGCGAAGTGGTGGACAAGGTGGAGCAGCTTGCCATTGACCGCGTGCTGAAACTCTTCGGCGGAGAGCACGCCAACGTGCAGCCCCATTCCGGCTCCCAGGCCAACATGGCCGTTTACTTTTCCGTCCTGAAGCCCGGGGACACCATCCTGACCATGGATCTTTCCCACGGCGGCCATCTCACCCACGGCCACCGCGCCAACTTCTCCGGCAAGCTGTACAATGTCGTGCATTACGGAGTCTCCCAGGAATCGGAGGCCATTGACTATGACGCCTTGGAAAAACTGGCCATGGAAGTGAAGCCCAACATGATCACGGCCGGCGCCAGCGCCTATTCCCGCACGATCGACTTTGAACGCATGGCGAAAATCGCCAGGGCCTGCGGGGCCTACCTCTTTGTTGACATGGCCCACATAGCCGGTCTCGTGGCCGGGGGACAACACCCCAACCCGGTTCCCCATGCTGACTTTGTGGCATCCACCACGCACAAGTCCCTGCGCGGCCCCCGCGGCGGCTTCATCATCTGCAAGGAGGAATACGCCAAAAAGATTGACGCAGCCGTCTTCCCCGGCATGCAGGGCGGTCCGCTCATGCACGTCATCGCCGCCAAGGCCGCCTGCTTTGGCGAAGCCCTGAAACCGGAATTCAAGGACTACGCCGTCCAAGTCGTGAAAAACGCCCGGGCCATGTCCAAAAAAATGACGGAACTGGGCTTCCGCGTCGTTTCCAACGGTACGGACAACCACGTATTCATGGTGGACCTCCGCAACAAGGGAATCAACGGCGCAGACGCTCAGGAAGCCCTGGACCGCGTGGGCATCACCGTGAACAAGAACGCCATCCCGTTTGACACGGGCTCCCCCATGAAGCCCTCCGGCATCCGCATCGGCACTCCCGCCGTAACCACCCGCGGCATGAAGGAAAAAGACGTGGAACAGGTGGCGGAATTCATCGCGCGGGCGCTGGCCCTGCACGTGGGCGAACAAGTTTGCCCCAACCCGGAAGGCTTTAACCAGCTCAAGAAGGAAGTTTCCGCCTTCAACCGCAACTTCCGCCTGCCCCACTAA
- a CDS encoding TQO small subunit DoxD: protein MKEERFHDSSLRPESYRWAAVIALPLRLVVGWTYFSAFWRRLVLENKLIPDDPGYIGVKFNHFLPNALGIKPVIEYLVTHPSELWWFIAAFTIIECLVGLMLMLGLLTRLAAVGVFSLALGILLGSGWLGTTCLDEWQIGILGMCAGLLLFLTGGGSCSLDGRLAQLPCCARRASLFAWVASGPLPLGYRKLAKVSIWSAVFMMFVTLGTNQFFHGGVWGPLHNKSVKPLLEVSGASLSGDGLRFNVYRTEGVDTYGSFLVRVRLTDGQGNTLWKMEADELSALPPSAIENSFIARIKPGAFGLVLPLGAKAGVTLPVTLPVVSVGPVSVVLTDVSGKEWSAPVRKAGGA from the coding sequence ATGAAAGAAGAACGTTTTCATGATTCCTCCCTCCGGCCTGAGTCCTACCGCTGGGCCGCGGTGATAGCCCTTCCTCTTCGCCTGGTGGTGGGCTGGACGTATTTCTCCGCTTTCTGGCGCCGCCTGGTTCTGGAAAACAAGTTGATTCCGGATGATCCAGGGTATATCGGCGTCAAATTCAACCATTTTCTTCCCAATGCGCTGGGCATCAAGCCGGTCATTGAATATCTGGTGACGCATCCGTCCGAACTCTGGTGGTTTATAGCGGCATTTACTATCATTGAATGCTTGGTAGGGCTGATGCTCATGCTGGGGCTGCTGACGCGTCTGGCGGCCGTAGGAGTTTTCTCCCTGGCGCTGGGGATTCTGCTGGGTTCCGGGTGGCTGGGAACCACCTGCCTGGATGAATGGCAGATAGGCATTCTGGGGATGTGCGCCGGGCTTCTCCTCTTCCTGACGGGGGGCGGTTCCTGTTCGCTGGACGGCAGGCTGGCGCAGCTTCCGTGCTGTGCGCGCCGGGCTTCCCTGTTTGCGTGGGTGGCGTCCGGTCCGCTGCCGCTGGGGTACCGGAAGCTGGCGAAGGTTTCTATCTGGTCCGCCGTGTTCATGATGTTCGTCACGCTGGGAACCAACCAGTTTTTCCATGGCGGGGTCTGGGGGCCGCTCCATAACAAATCCGTGAAACCGCTGCTGGAAGTCAGCGGGGCCTCCCTCTCCGGGGATGGCCTGCGCTTCAACGTATACCGCACGGAGGGCGTGGACACCTACGGTTCCTTCCTGGTCCGCGTCCGGCTGACGGACGGACAGGGAAATACCCTGTGGAAGATGGAGGCGGACGAGCTTTCCGCCCTCCCACCTTCCGCTATTGAAAACAGTTTTATCGCGCGGATCAAGCCGGGAGCTTTCGGTTTGGTTCTACCGCTGGGGGCGAAGGCTGGCGTAACGCTTCCCGTCACGTTGCCCGTGGTTTCGGTAGGTCCGGTCTCCGTCGTGCTGACGGATGTGAGCGGCAAGGAGTGGTCCGCTCCGGTCCGGAAGGCCGGTGGTGCATGA
- a CDS encoding M15 family metallopeptidase yields MKTRLAAACGIFILLASCSGSKEFKPEFNQPLQPVMQPGFVYVDRVAPLVRTNLKYAGYDNFVGRPLDGYHGKRAILRTQAAQALKKVSEDLYKQGYLLEIYDAYRPHTAVLDICRWGRDAGDQKMKARYYPNIDKSRVFGDHYVRDFSEHSRGVAVDATLLYAKTGKPVDMGGHHDLLDPSSATESPLVTPFQHRNRMILKKAFEKQGFANYSPEWWHYRLLNEPAPSLHYYFPVWDGMAAR; encoded by the coding sequence ATGAAGACCCGCCTAGCCGCGGCATGCGGCATTTTTATTTTATTGGCTTCCTGCTCAGGGAGCAAGGAATTCAAGCCTGAATTCAACCAGCCTTTGCAGCCCGTGATGCAGCCGGGCTTTGTTTATGTGGACCGGGTGGCCCCCCTCGTTCGGACCAATCTTAAATACGCCGGATATGACAACTTTGTGGGGCGTCCGCTGGACGGCTACCACGGCAAGCGGGCTATTTTGCGCACCCAGGCGGCCCAGGCGTTGAAAAAGGTATCGGAAGACTTGTACAAACAGGGGTATCTTCTGGAAATCTATGATGCCTACCGTCCCCATACCGCCGTGCTGGATATTTGCAGGTGGGGCAGGGATGCCGGAGACCAGAAGATGAAGGCGCGCTATTACCCGAACATTGACAAGTCCAGAGTCTTCGGTGACCACTACGTGCGCGACTTCTCGGAACATTCCCGCGGCGTGGCTGTGGATGCCACTCTGCTGTATGCTAAAACAGGAAAGCCCGTGGACATGGGCGGCCATCATGACCTGCTGGACCCTAGCTCCGCCACGGAAAGCCCCCTGGTGACCCCGTTCCAGCACCGGAACCGGATGATTCTGAAAAAGGCATTTGAGAAACAGGGCTTTGCCAACTATTCCCCGGAATGGTGGCACTACCGTCTGCTGAATGAACCTGCGCCCTCCTTGCATTATTACTTCCCGGTATGGGACGGCATGGCCGCGCGGTAG
- the rpoD gene encoding RNA polymerase sigma factor RpoD, producing MSKSGDPSSSSPKKTSASKKASETREKVAAKPAAKASKPAPKAAPAKKTAAKPSAPAAAKKAAPAAKSTAKAPKAVPAASAAKPAEKKAPVKKAAPVPAKKAPAKAAEKKPAKPAKPASKPSKNETPKKLSEILEEERKKAASRKITNPIDAPEIQEKIRELIKLAKEQGYLTFDDINDSLPNDIVDQQDYEAIMDRLRSMAFDIIDASDVDSYTDRTRINTEEEDEEEKLEAKMDILDDPVRMYLKQMGQVSLLTREEEVAISKRIEDAEQNVQRSVHRFGFIANAYLDVAYRLLDNEERFDRVILDKKIDSRERYMKGLAQLCAQIQQTHQDASSAFRKLYRSKEAAKAVKARQAEFDKITGVLVKLFGRLYFKHKVIEDFCSVIDEARDRVLRLQKKIEKDPGNKELKEHLAELELRMWMTADEMGEAYQELRKWLREARKAKDEMVEANLRLVISIAKKYTNRGLSFLDLIQEGNMGLMKAVEKFEYRRGYKFSTYATWWIRQAITRSIADQARTIRIPVHMIETINKLMRVQKQLVQEYGREPTPEEIAEEIHLPVERVRSVLKMAQQPISLQAPVGDSDDTSFGDFIEDKAAENPMEEASFSFLKEKIKDVLDTLTDREREVIEQRFGLRDGSPRTLEEVGRQFSVTRERIRQIEAKALRKLRHPTRISKIKGFLEMTES from the coding sequence ATGTCCAAATCCGGTGACCCATCCTCCTCTTCTCCCAAGAAGACCTCTGCCAGCAAAAAAGCTTCCGAAACCAGGGAAAAAGTAGCGGCCAAACCTGCCGCCAAAGCTTCCAAACCCGCCCCGAAGGCGGCTCCCGCCAAAAAAACTGCTGCCAAGCCATCCGCTCCTGCGGCTGCTAAAAAGGCGGCGCCAGCGGCTAAATCCACGGCCAAGGCTCCCAAGGCGGTGCCTGCTGCTTCCGCCGCCAAACCCGCGGAAAAGAAGGCCCCGGTCAAAAAGGCCGCTCCCGTTCCCGCCAAGAAGGCCCCCGCAAAGGCGGCAGAAAAGAAGCCGGCGAAACCTGCCAAACCCGCGTCCAAGCCTTCCAAGAATGAAACTCCCAAAAAATTGAGCGAAATTCTGGAAGAGGAACGCAAGAAGGCCGCCAGCCGCAAGATCACGAACCCGATTGACGCTCCGGAAATCCAGGAAAAAATCCGCGAACTGATTAAGCTTGCCAAGGAACAGGGCTACCTGACCTTTGACGACATTAACGATTCCCTTCCGAACGACATCGTAGACCAGCAGGATTACGAGGCCATCATGGACCGCCTGCGCAGCATGGCGTTCGACATCATCGACGCTTCCGACGTGGACAGCTACACGGACCGCACCCGCATCAATACGGAGGAAGAGGATGAAGAGGAAAAGCTGGAAGCCAAGATGGATATTCTGGACGACCCCGTCCGCATGTACCTCAAGCAGATGGGGCAGGTCTCCCTGCTCACCCGTGAAGAGGAAGTGGCCATCTCCAAGAGGATTGAGGACGCGGAACAGAACGTCCAGCGCTCCGTCCACCGCTTCGGCTTCATCGCCAACGCCTATCTGGACGTGGCCTACCGGCTGCTTGACAATGAGGAACGCTTTGACCGCGTGATTCTGGACAAGAAGATCGACTCGCGGGAACGCTACATGAAGGGCCTGGCCCAGCTTTGCGCCCAGATCCAGCAGACGCACCAGGACGCCTCAAGCGCCTTCCGCAAGCTGTACCGCAGCAAGGAAGCGGCCAAGGCCGTCAAGGCCCGCCAGGCTGAATTCGACAAAATCACCGGCGTTCTGGTGAAGCTGTTCGGCCGCCTGTACTTCAAGCACAAGGTGATTGAAGATTTCTGCTCCGTGATTGACGAAGCCCGCGACCGCGTGCTGCGCCTGCAGAAAAAGATTGAAAAAGACCCCGGCAACAAGGAACTCAAGGAGCACCTTGCGGAACTGGAACTGCGCATGTGGATGACGGCGGATGAAATGGGCGAAGCCTACCAGGAACTCAGGAAATGGCTCCGCGAGGCCCGCAAGGCCAAGGATGAAATGGTGGAAGCCAACTTGCGCCTGGTCATCTCCATTGCCAAAAAATACACCAACCGCGGCCTTTCCTTCCTGGACTTGATTCAGGAGGGTAACATGGGCCTCATGAAGGCGGTGGAAAAATTCGAATACCGCCGCGGCTATAAATTCTCCACGTACGCCACCTGGTGGATTCGCCAGGCCATCACCCGTTCCATTGCGGATCAGGCCCGCACCATCCGCATTCCCGTACACATGATTGAAACCATCAACAAATTGATGCGCGTTCAAAAGCAGCTGGTGCAGGAATACGGGCGCGAACCTACGCCGGAGGAAATCGCGGAAGAAATCCACCTCCCCGTGGAGCGCGTGCGCTCCGTGCTGAAAATGGCCCAGCAGCCCATTTCCCTCCAGGCTCCGGTGGGCGACTCCGACGATACCTCCTTCGGCGACTTCATTGAAGACAAGGCGGCGGAAAATCCCATGGAGGAAGCCTCCTTCTCCTTCCTGAAAGAAAAAATCAAGGACGTGCTGGACACCCTCACGGACCGCGAACGCGAAGTCATTGAACAACGCTTCGGCCTCCGGGACGGCAGTCCCCGCACCCTGGAGGAAGTAGGGCGCCAGTTCAGCGTCACCCGCGAACGCATCCGCCAGATTGAAGCCAAGGCCTTGCGGAAGCTGCGCCACCCCACGCGCATCAGCAAGATCAAGGGCTTCCTGGAAATGACGGAATCCTGA
- the dnaG gene encoding DNA primase, translating to MGRIDEDSIRRVLEATDIVDVVGSYLSLKRAGSRWKACCPFHNEKTPSFIVDQTRQNFKCFGCGEGGSAITFVMKMENLGFADTVRRLAEKAGITLVEEVYDAAEEKRRKARTALLVAHKKAADFFHKLLLRSPKAAEARAYLNSRGYGAEMAKRWQVGWAPDSSREFLAWARKEGITDQVLIDSGLANRGERGDIYARFRDRLMFPINNVYGECVAFSGRILRPQENAGKYVNSPETAIFKKGDVVFALDKARGPMGKSGKALLCEGQIDVIACHEAGLSFAVAPLGTAFTPEHARTLSRYASQIVLCFDADKAGMAAADRAFRELAPLGKDVYLVNLPPGDDPDSFMKREGRESFTAMVEQARPFFEVRVERAKSQGLLEDAGASASFARDMTALLACMSDPVARDLATTDLATRMRMTIGNLRSAVKTAGRRKEREQVRAADRAGEAAGNAPEELPPVKMNRAVAVLCELALQNAQAQELIVDRIEELLEPMRLLPGGGILKKILARMPKPDNPASIHAFLESLPQPEKDALAMLSLDPIPIADVSRCVQEACSGIAKAALEKHIASLMAEIADPSTDAARRVELSKLSVDLKRLLGTM from the coding sequence ATGGGAAGGATTGATGAAGACAGCATCAGGCGCGTTCTGGAAGCCACTGACATTGTGGATGTGGTAGGCTCCTATCTGTCCCTGAAGCGCGCCGGGTCCCGCTGGAAGGCGTGCTGTCCGTTCCATAATGAAAAAACGCCGTCCTTCATCGTGGACCAGACCAGGCAGAACTTCAAATGCTTCGGCTGCGGGGAAGGGGGGTCCGCGATCACCTTCGTGATGAAGATGGAAAACCTGGGCTTTGCAGACACTGTCCGGCGTCTGGCGGAAAAGGCTGGCATCACCCTGGTGGAGGAAGTGTACGACGCCGCTGAGGAAAAACGCCGCAAGGCGCGCACGGCTTTGCTGGTAGCCCACAAAAAGGCGGCGGATTTTTTTCACAAGCTGCTCCTGCGCTCCCCAAAAGCGGCGGAAGCCAGGGCCTACCTGAATTCCCGCGGCTACGGCGCGGAGATGGCCAAACGCTGGCAGGTGGGCTGGGCCCCGGATTCCTCCCGCGAGTTCCTGGCATGGGCGAGGAAGGAAGGAATTACGGACCAGGTGCTGATTGACTCCGGCCTTGCCAACCGGGGGGAACGCGGGGATATCTACGCCCGTTTCCGGGACAGGCTCATGTTCCCCATCAACAACGTGTACGGAGAGTGCGTGGCCTTTTCCGGCCGCATCCTGCGGCCCCAGGAGAATGCAGGCAAATACGTCAACTCCCCTGAAACGGCCATCTTTAAGAAAGGGGACGTCGTGTTCGCTCTGGACAAGGCCCGCGGTCCGATGGGCAAAAGCGGAAAGGCCCTCCTGTGCGAAGGGCAGATCGACGTCATCGCCTGCCATGAAGCCGGGCTGTCTTTTGCCGTCGCTCCGCTGGGAACGGCATTTACGCCGGAGCATGCCCGGACGCTTTCCCGTTATGCGTCCCAAATTGTGCTGTGTTTTGACGCGGACAAGGCGGGAATGGCTGCGGCGGACCGCGCTTTCCGGGAACTGGCCCCTCTGGGCAAGGATGTTTATCTGGTGAACCTGCCGCCGGGAGACGACCCGGATTCCTTCATGAAGAGGGAAGGGCGGGAATCTTTCACGGCGATGGTGGAACAGGCCAGGCCCTTCTTCGAGGTGCGCGTGGAGCGTGCCAAAAGCCAGGGCCTGCTGGAAGACGCAGGAGCCAGCGCCTCCTTTGCACGGGACATGACGGCCCTGCTGGCCTGCATGAGCGATCCGGTGGCCCGTGACCTGGCCACGACGGACCTCGCCACGCGGATGCGCATGACCATCGGCAATTTGCGCAGCGCCGTGAAGACGGCCGGACGCCGCAAGGAGCGCGAACAAGTGCGTGCCGCGGACCGGGCCGGGGAAGCTGCCGGAAATGCGCCGGAAGAACTGCCGCCCGTAAAGATGAACCGCGCCGTGGCCGTTTTATGCGAACTGGCCCTGCAGAATGCGCAGGCGCAGGAGCTGATCGTGGACCGCATTGAAGAATTGCTGGAGCCGATGCGCCTGCTGCCGGGCGGGGGCATCCTGAAAAAAATCCTGGCCCGCATGCCGAAACCGGACAATCCGGCCTCCATCCACGCGTTTCTGGAATCCCTGCCTCAGCCGGAGAAGGACGCCCTGGCCATGCTCAGTCTGGACCCCATCCCCATTGCGGACGTAAGCCGGTGCGTGCAGGAGGCCTGTTCCGGCATCGCAAAGGCGGCACTGGAAAAGCACATTGCCTCCCTGATGGCGGAAATTGCGGACCCCTCCACGGATGCTGCAAGAAGGGTGGAATTATCGAAACTTAGTGTTGACTTGAAACGTCTTTTGGGTACAATGTAA
- a CDS encoding NfeD family protein produces the protein MKHIHLLLLAFLALFAGAPFRAAAEESFRDKVVLIPVGEDALTSKQSFGFMNRILERAQKEQARAVVFEMNTPGGLAWETSEMMMKSIQPLTIPTYAYVNPKAMSAGALISAACDKIYMAPVSSIGAAGIITSSGEEMDPVMRKKAESAFWAFTRSVVTEKGYRPEVIKAMMIPSEEVQEFGPVKLEKGALLTLTGKEATTRLDDGKPLLAQGTATSVADLLAQEKVDAPVVTAVPTAFEKIGLWIAWASPLLILLGIGGIYMEFKTPGFGIGGIVAIAAFALFFFGNNIAGNLAGYETAALLVLGVILLCVEFFVIPGTFIAAIAGGICIFLALFGGMISSWEWDNVIRGGQWEDFNTVALVLGVPLLKLVLGLTGGAIVITILMKYLPDSVLMRRVTNATVSGGPAGEAVSITRVQVGDRGNAVTELKPNGKAMINGEICEVFSRQGILIKGTPVRVVDIRPFDLVVVRDESPAGE, from the coding sequence ATGAAGCACATCCACCTCCTGTTGCTGGCTTTTCTGGCTTTGTTTGCGGGCGCTCCGTTCCGGGCGGCCGCGGAAGAATCTTTCCGCGACAAGGTTGTCCTCATTCCCGTGGGGGAGGACGCCCTGACCAGCAAGCAAAGCTTCGGCTTCATGAACCGCATTCTGGAACGGGCGCAGAAGGAACAGGCCCGCGCCGTGGTGTTTGAGATGAACACGCCGGGCGGCCTGGCCTGGGAAACCAGCGAGATGATGATGAAGAGCATCCAGCCGCTGACCATCCCCACTTATGCCTACGTGAACCCCAAGGCAATGTCCGCGGGGGCCCTCATTTCCGCGGCGTGCGACAAGATTTACATGGCTCCCGTTTCCTCCATCGGGGCGGCGGGCATCATCACTTCCTCCGGGGAGGAGATGGACCCCGTGATGCGCAAGAAGGCGGAGAGCGCCTTCTGGGCCTTCACGCGTTCCGTAGTGACGGAGAAGGGATACCGCCCGGAAGTGATCAAGGCCATGATGATTCCGTCCGAAGAGGTGCAGGAGTTCGGCCCCGTCAAGCTGGAAAAGGGAGCCCTGCTGACCCTGACGGGCAAGGAGGCCACCACCCGGCTGGATGACGGAAAGCCCCTGCTGGCCCAGGGAACGGCCACCTCCGTGGCGGACCTGCTGGCGCAGGAGAAAGTGGATGCCCCCGTGGTCACGGCAGTGCCTACCGCCTTTGAAAAGATCGGCCTGTGGATTGCGTGGGCCTCCCCCCTCCTGATTCTGCTGGGCATCGGCGGCATTTACATGGAGTTCAAGACGCCGGGATTCGGTATCGGGGGCATCGTGGCCATTGCCGCGTTCGCCCTGTTCTTTTTCGGCAACAACATCGCCGGGAACCTGGCCGGATATGAAACGGCCGCCCTGCTCGTGCTGGGGGTCATTCTGCTGTGTGTGGAGTTTTTCGTCATTCCCGGCACGTTCATCGCCGCCATTGCGGGCGGCATCTGCATCTTCCTGGCCCTGTTCGGCGGCATGATCAGTTCCTGGGAATGGGACAACGTCATCCGCGGAGGCCAGTGGGAAGACTTCAACACCGTCGCCCTGGTCCTGGGCGTTCCCCTGCTGAAGCTGGTGCTGGGCTTGACGGGCGGCGCCATTGTCATCACCATCCTGATGAAGTACCTGCCTGATTCCGTGCTGATGCGCCGCGTGACCAACGCCACCGTAAGCGGCGGCCCCGCCGGGGAGGCCGTGAGCATCACGCGCGTCCAGGTCGGAGACCGGGGAAACGCCGTCACGGAACTGAAGCCCAACGGCAAGGCCATGATCAATGGCGAAATATGCGAGGTTTTCTCTCGACAAGGCATACTGATTAAGGGTACCCCTGTGCGCGTCGTGGACATACGTCCGTTCGACCTCGTCGTCGTCAGGGACGAATCCCCCGCCGGGGAATAA